The genomic window ATATCATCGCAGACGCCATTTTCGAGCTGTCATTTCTAGTTTCTAGCTAGTGATGGGCCATTCCGAATCGATTGTTAGCATAATAAAATCGACaccataatattttgattttaattaacaaatagaTCGGGTCGAATTTGAAGATTTACATAAGTGGAATagcagatttaaaaataaaaacaaatttaaagtCCAACTTGAAAAAACAACATCTTAACAACCCCGAATAGGtcaaaaaattatgttttcttataattttaacttataacTCTCTGAGTGTTTTAAGCCTAAGGCGTCTGGAAAGAAGATTGAATTGCTTagttagtgtttttataaatgattaaatttttCAAACACTGTTCAAAGATGTGATGATGTTCTAAAATCGCACAAGTTAACAAAACCTATGCGATTTTAGAACATCGTCTTGACTGAATACATTTAGTTAGAAAAATCGATTTAATGATGTGATTCTATCCCATTGGTCGATAATcgataaaatatcatttaaaatgataaaaaatcgATTCGAACTTTATAAGCGACATCCCTAGTTCTGTACCTCCTACgcttttaattttatgtctGGTAACAGCATTGATATTTAGACAACTGTGCAAATTCGAGATTTAAACTCAAAGGAAAAATATGTAGTAGTAAAACTGCGTTGTATAAAAAGATGATGAATACGTATTGAAGTTCACTGTCCTTGtatattccattaaaattaagaGAAGACTCCGttggaatttaattttacattggCAATCGTCAGgttgtcataaataaaaaaaagcaaccGCTGTCAATGAACCGCCCGAAAAAAACCAACGCTGATCGCTTCTCTTTTGGAATTTATGGTACTGTAACAAGGCTCGCTTTTGTGTTACCGCTGCAATTTTAACGTGAAATCCTCGAAACTAACGCGTAAACAATGCGTGATTAGCgttgcacatattattattgtgcatTTACGCTAAATTGTGAGCAAAGTAGAGAGTTATATGGATCAATATCGCCGTGTAGTTATTATGCGCTAAATAGCGTCAGCGTCGGTCCTCGGTACGCCAAATGGAGACCAAATCCGGCGTTGGTATACAAGACCACTGGATGAAGAGTATGATGGAGCCAGCGTCCAGTGACAAACAAGATAATCGTTCGTCAGTGAAACGCGAAAAGATGGCCGAGGCATATAACGGTGGTGATAATGTGACTTATGAAATGAAACAGCAGCAGAATGACGCGAGATACAGATGCGATGTCTGTGACTTGTCGTTTGAAGGAATGGAGTACTTAATGCTTCATAAGAAGTTCCACGGGAATGACAAAGACTCGCCAACGATGGAGCCAGACCCGCCGCCAGCGAAAGAAGGTCCAAAAAAGAGGCGTAAATTTAAATGTGACCAGTGTGATGTCAAAGTGAACTCTCAGTATCACCTTGACATTCATAGAAGCAAACATGAAGGTGCCGCTTCCAAAAAGTATATATGTGAGGTCTGTGACCGCAGTTTTGTTGCGGCACAGTTCCTCAAAAGCCACATGCAAACTCATTCTTCCACAAGTACTATAAACTGCGAGATTTGTAACAAAAGCTTTACGGGACAAGCTTATTTAAAGCTTCACATGCAACTGCACAATGATATAAAGAAATTCAAGTGTTCCAAATGTGATGAAATGTTCCCAAcgaaaaattgtttgaaaattcaCATGAAGAAGCATTCTAAAGTGAAAAATTTCAAATGTGATTGTTGTAATAAGCTATTTGTTTCTAAGATTACGATGGAGAAACACAGACAGACGCATGAAGGGCAGCCTATTGACTGTCACATGAAATGTACGCAGTGCGACCGGACAATGCATGCTTCCTTGTTGCGAACACACTTAGCGAGAGCACATCCTCCGAACATTGATGACGATGTGAAGAGACCGCACAAATGTACGACTTGCGGTAAAAGTTTCattgtcaaaataaatcttaatcttCATATCAGAGTGTGTCACCCAGATCTTGCTGAACCGGAGGATGAGGAAGAAGAGATCATGACAGACAACTCTTAGCTATATTCTTATGAGCATATTTTATTGCTACGTATTACTATAGGTAAGATTCCTTTATTACTATtgaataattatactttttttatgctaacatgatgttttatttgtacCTTCCTTGCTCCGTTAGCCTCCTTACGCACTACCAGTAAACCGCGGGAACGGCGAACCGCGCGGCTTGTACAGTTTAATATCTTACTGCCTGTGATTGTACGCACTTAACTACCACAAATTTGCAGGGGATTGCATAttaaactgtaaccgcgcggctatACGCTCCCGGTTGACTGCTAGCATGTAACGAGCCTTAAGGCCCAGTCAGAACTCTTCTGGATATTCCTTGTCTTTCAGATAAATTCCAAGTTTGAATGGAATTTGTACAGGAATCATGCAGCTGTGAATCCCGCCGTAAGTACCTATtctattaaagtaatttagtaCCCAGGAGTACTGTAAAGAGATGAAAGTAGAAATTCCACTAGAATGATATTGGAATTTAGCACTGGGAAAACAATTAACTTTTTTCTAGGAGATTATTTCAACATCAGACGGCAGCAAAGAACTTTTTCacacattaaataaaacaaagtctagaaaaataaaataatttaattcctACCAAATGAAAATCTtaactaacattttattacactaGCAACATTGAcgaattaaaactaaattcaatTCTGTGTCTCAGTCTCTGGGGTTTCTTGGTTTTCTTCTTTTGCTGCCGCCTTTGCCTTTTCTTCTTCATCCTGGGCGGCTTGctgtaaaaaatacatcaattattaattgaattaaaaggcaataattttattaaagtatcaTTTAAGTTTCGCAGTTTTAAAATTGGCGCAATTTCATATTCGCCCCgatgttattttatgttattttctataGCGGTAGTCAAATGATACCTTTTTAatagttagaatattaatttaaataataaatttgttattttgacaAAATCAAAATCCCTGTATTTAAGTTTCGCGGTTTTAAAAAGTTGGCGGACTTATGCGTTTCGTTACATTCgtcattgtaaaaaaaaaaagtaatttttaatggCGTTTCGTAGTTATCCGTTGCAATAAAGTTTCTAAAGACGggtaaataatataacgaaaCTATCTACAAAAAAGTAATTAGGCACGTCTAAAGTCTAACAAAGCAGGCACTTTCTTATGTAAATGCAAGGTCAAACTGAATTTAATTACCGACTATGCTAATGCTCAACGTTTAGCAAAACAAGTGACTATTTAAAAGTCTAATGTCTACAACATGTAAGTAACTAGGTACTATTAATGCTATAGAATCTTTCTCCGCCTGTTTGATCTAACGTTAATATATTGAGAAAGTTTGTTtccataaacatttttaaataatttccacGAAGGTaagctataaaaagtatgtaagaACTTGTATGTAGAATGCCGGCATAGTTTCATGAAAAACTCTTTCTCTATGCCTTCAACTAGTAGTATATGCGTCTACTATATTTCGATACATAATCCTATACCTTCGGATATCAAATGAAATTACGAGAGCAGCCGCGGCAAACATAGGAAAGGTAGTCTTTACCTACATAATCTCTTCTAttctattagaatatttctcagtaGAAGCCCGGACTATAGCCGTTGTTCGTAAGGCAATAGGGTCGCTTcctattacatgaaactaacactgttaatagcaaaacgtagTATTTTCATAGACCTTTGACTATACCTTCGAGTGTAtcacaggggccgaaacaggtcagtaaagtcagtagaAGTCAGTaattttggacctggtcagtaaaagtcagtatttttgaaaatcggtcagtattgtcagtatttttcctaactcaatatttttttggttttcctttgctgtaggccaatcttacattctcgatttgcccagtaatgatATCTGCatgagggctgctttggatgctctaTATTATGTGGTTGATCTACGTAAATATTAAAGCATTgcattacttaaaaaaataggaaattcacaaaatttttcaaaacacacggtttttttttaatcagtaATTTTGAAGTGAAAACTTCTTTAGCGGTGTCGCGCACTCTTTTTTTGGAATGGGTAAAAACTTCTCAACTCGCGTCAGGACTCCTTGACTCGCGACCCGATCGGAAATTCGTAGGACCTGATCGGAAATTTTTaggacctgatcgaaaattcgtaagaactgatcgaaaattagtaaaaactgattgaaaattcgtaagacctgatcgaaaattcgtaagaactgatcgaaaattcgtaagaactgatcgaaaattTATTAGAGTTTTTGGTGTTCAACGGAGTTTATTAGAGTATATTAGCGTTTTTGGAGTTTATTGGTGTTTATTGgacatttaacacaataaaaaggcggtgctggttggCTATGGGGATAGTGGAGCCATTGGCtttatatttcacaccattcatcCAAGAAACGGTttggaaatggtcagtatttggtcagtattattgaatttttggtcagtaaaatcagtattttcgaccatggaacttgtttcggcccctggtGTATCATCATTGTCTTTACCACGTTACGTAGGGCCAGTACtacatgttttatttgaaatactaCCTTCGTTTCTAACTGGCGTGATATTaaagtatgtatacatatatgtaagtttgtatatttgtatgtatgtttgtttgtatgtatgatacTCACAGCTGCCTTCTTCATATCCTCATTCTTCTTATTCTGCAGGTCTGCGCTGACTTCTCTGATGAGGTAGATGTCTTCAACTGCTTGTTTAGGCAGTGGGCCGAACACCCTCACGGGTTCCTTGTCCGGGACCGTCAGACGTTCAAGAAATTCTGAATAGTTTGCCTTCAGCTGGTTGAAGCGCTCTTTTGAGATTGATGTGTATTTGTCTTCCATTTTTCTGATGAAAAGAAGAGTTGTTTAGTTTTAGGTTTATATGTGTAAACAGTTAAATTGTTAGCTTAGAGGTAGCATAAGATTTCTCTCCAGATATCCAGAAATAAagaatttgatttaaaattttcaagttGCAACATTGTTACAGAAAGTACCTAACTATAATGGCGGGATTTTAAAACGTGCTTATTTACAACTAATGctatactattatataattttactttttaatgatgaatattttgagaaattacAAAATTAGTAGTACCTTGAGTTAATGATGACGCGTAGCACTAATAATCTGATTATTTAGAAACGAATCAGTTgactatgaaaatattttacgtagGTATTGGGTTTGTATTATTTGgctttaagtatattaaaaagtttCTAGGTTATACTGCAGAGGAAGAAAATCTTTCGTATCCTAACCACAACTTGTTTTTTTCCGGGAGACATAAccttttgtacaaaatataacgcaatttaataaaaaatattgaacttgaaAAACACTTACGTATATTTACGAAGACCTGTGAACTATTAGAATAATAAACACGAAATGACCATAGGAAGAGTGACTAGGGAATTTACtagttatagttttttttcattacgATTAATATGGCCAGAGGTGAACAACAGTTTGGTTgacttaaatacttttttactttggctcttttttaatttacttttcttCATTTGTACATAATAGAATTATCCCTTTTTAACAAGCCCTTGATcaatttttgaattaaaaactaaGGATTTCAGTTACTTCACTCTATCAGGAGTGGGTAGGAGTAAAGATGGACTTGTATACTTCGAAACTATTTTGATAATGACTTAAATATTCTGCAGTATTAGACGAGATAGGCTTAGCATACTTTATGAACTTGTTATTTTAGATGAAATTTGGGCAGTAATTACCTAAATTGGTAAGATAATGTTTAGATAGGTactcaaacaaattattttttcaaataattatactcATTCCGTTCTTTGTTGAGTCAAAGAGCGGAACTTGGAAGCGAAGGGACTATAAAAGCGGGTGAACCTGTTGGGCACAGTTAGCTtgtgaattataaaaatagttgctAACCACTGGAGTCAAAAGTGTctctaattaataaaacatagtaCAACAGTTTACGTAGAAACTAATTTGCATTGACACAATGCAatgattatcattatttatggATTCACCTTCAAAACGTAcggttgttttaaaattatgcataGTACGACTacttatttggtatttttggaCTACGGTAGAACATGACAACTTTGCTGTACAAAGCGTGGAAAATTTAACTTTGCcactaatatttaaaacaagctgacctgcgcaactttgcttgcgtcacataagagagaatgggtcatatttttccccgtttttttgacattttttattggtactctgctcccgttggtcgtagtgtgatgttatacagcctatagccttcctcaataaatagactatcctACAGTGaagtaatttttcaattcgcaccagttgttcctgagattagcgcgttcaaacaaacaaacaaactcttcagatttataatattagtatacttagATACGAAATTAAAAAAGGTGATGATCACTTAAACTACTGTTGTGGAGAGGTCTCAAATTCGAATTTCATGGGTTAAAaacttaatatgttttattttatgtatcttCAGTCATTGCTCTGAATAAGCAGTTTCAGGTCGTACACTTCAGTTCCATAAAGAGTATAAAAcggcataatattaaaataatgtcccgttacattataatgttatagaGTGTAGCTGTGTCTCCAGTGAatgagttcgattcccattcACCACCAAGCACTTTTTTGCACAAGCACAGGACtgatcatttaaaaatatgtacaaaaatctTGAGaaagttgatttttttatttatgagtcataattttttattgtaatcaattaaaactataatggaaaatttatagcaatttatgtaagtacgtaacaatatttatactggaatttaaaattctatttaaacGAGAGGGCACAGTTTCGTCAAAGGCTCCCTCCTATGTAAGCGATGACGTCATCACTTCCCAGCATTGTTTGAAAAGGGTGTGAGCGGCTAAAGCACATTTCACGACgtttttttgacatttcgaGCCCAAAGAGATAGCCCAAGCAAGCCCCCTTTTGCTTAAGACTATAGTTCTTTTTATACGTCATAGATGGCGCTCTACGTCGTAAAACGTGATTGTCATTAGAAAACTCTCACATTGAAAtggttttattcaaataaaaagtcaGTTTATTAGAAtatgttcatatttttaaaatacagttgactcaaacacaatattattttaattatacctattcatattttagtaattttcttTTGCAGGCATACACAATTATAGTTAGCTTTTAAATGTGCACAtttcaaaacaacaataatgttgtagtaatgttttaaaaatattatgcataggtacataacaattaaaaaaaatatattccaataAGAATCTACCAAGTGCGACCCCTTTTTTATCGTGTTTCGTGCGTACAACGAAACGCAAATCCACCCCTCGAAGGCTAATGACTCACTCGTTTCACCCCCCAAGCGGGAACGTCCGAAGTTCTCCGAAAGCGACCGAGCGAGGCGCGTACTTGGCCCGCACggaaaacataaaatttcaactcacattattatgtaatattttacaattttattaaaaactaaaattatataaataaaggttAAAATGCGCGGGAATATATCTAGTGTTTGCCGTTTCGGATACGCATCCGTGTGTTGTGTAAAACCAAAGTGATGTCAAGACTGCCTATATTGATTTTTTAGTGACGTGCAGAAACGGTGTATGCGGAATCCAGTGTTATTATTAGATTGTGTAGTGCTTTTAATAATTCAGTAAGTTAATACGGAACTGTGTGATATAATTTGCGCATCTAAGTTACATGATTCTTAGCGATTCCAGTGCCTCAAATACCTCAATGCGGAAAActgcataataaatattttattttttagttcatCACTGGCCACTAACAAATTAAACAGGCTAccctttattaaaataaaaaataaacacattttcttttgcgttctaattttaaattctaaaaataagtcgccatattaataattaatttttatttttttctcgaaataggttttatttaggttaaatgaaatttatgaaacgttaattattcattatttctaaaaatagacCTTTACAGTAATACATAATCGATTAGATTAATCAGATAACGTGGTTAAGACGCCTACGTACACGAAATAAATAGGAATTTTCTTTAGGAGCCTTGGGACTTCATaacccaaaaataaaaatgttctactGCCAgaaattcatacatatttacTCAGAAACATATTTCATATACCAAACCTTCCATATAAGTACGAAAAGCACGTATTTTGTCATAAATTTCTCACGAAATACCCTAAATCTGTACAGCTACGCAGCGCTACGCTTTTCGTAGCTTGTCTACGGCGTGAGTAAGATCTTATCGCTATTCAAAGGCTTGAACCCTCAAGATACTTTCGAATGTGGCACTATTTTATACCCAAAATAAGGAATTAGcaaagattatttaattttaaatgtgcgaaaaacaaacaatttatgcAAAAGCAGTTCTTTTTTTTTGGTATCTTGAAATTAACCATTAAATGTTACATTCGAAATTTgaaagcttaaaaaatatacctttgacattgttgtttttttttaattagaaaaaaatgttcttgtCACAGCAAAGGAAAAGCCCATGAAGCCTATACTGTCAAATTAGTGAGTGAAGTTTAAAAAGTAGAAATAGGACATTATGACGAGTCTATACTTAGTCTTAATATTTCAACAGGAAAtctatacacatattttatgattaaccttcattatttttattatttatatcttatacTTCTAATTAACTAGctaatatcaaaattgttcCGTCGCCCACAGGCCattgacatggtttaacgactgttatcattattgacaactattttcggagacgctcagctcaaatatcagtAAGCGGTCATCCATATAAAGATTGTCCGCGGCAACCTTGCTTTACGCACTGATCGTTCACTGGCCGGTGAGCGATGgctatataattaaaaatatttaaaagcctCATTATTCCATGCTCCATTGGAGAATGTACTGTTATAAACGGGATATTACATATTACCAACGTACTAGCTACGTCTAAATCAAATTTATGTGACATCTTATATAGTAAAACTGGCTTAtatccgcgacttcgtccgtcacctgaattttcccatggaaatgcgtcattttgccggggtaaaaagtagcctatgtcctttttcgggtatcaaaatatctccatatcaaatttcatgcaaattggttcagtagtttaggcgtgattgagtaacagacagacagacagagttactttcgcatttataatattagtatggaagtatggattacTTGACCGAAACTCTATGTCATTGTCAACTTTAAGATTTGACCCGGGATATAAAAGATCGAGACACCAGGCGTATTCCAAACTgcgaaaattcttaaaaatattataaaattcttactGCCTCTGTAGGGCGGCAGTATATACGACTACAGAACATGAGGTCTtcagttcgattcccaggtcttTTCTAGGCGACCATGAATAAGGagatcttttctaatttatattaggatATTGTCAATAGCACttcgaagtttggtaacgtgcccggtatatggcaataggctctcCCCCTATTTCACGAGACTAACATTA from Anticarsia gemmatalis isolate Benzon Research Colony breed Stoneville strain chromosome 28, ilAntGemm2 primary, whole genome shotgun sequence includes these protein-coding regions:
- the LOC142984875 gene encoding uncharacterized protein LOC142984875 codes for the protein METKSGVGIQDHWMKSMMEPASSDKQDNRSSVKREKMAEAYNGGDNVTYEMKQQQNDARYRCDVCDLSFEGMEYLMLHKKFHGNDKDSPTMEPDPPPAKEGPKKRRKFKCDQCDVKVNSQYHLDIHRSKHEGAASKKYICEVCDRSFVAAQFLKSHMQTHSSTSTINCEICNKSFTGQAYLKLHMQLHNDIKKFKCSKCDEMFPTKNCLKIHMKKHSKVKNFKCDCCNKLFVSKITMEKHRQTHEGQPIDCHMKCTQCDRTMHASLLRTHLARAHPPNIDDDVKRPHKCTTCGKSFIVKINLNLHIRVCHPDLAEPEDEEEEIMTDNS
- the LOC142984798 gene encoding uncharacterized protein LOC142984798, with product MEDKYTSISKERFNQLKANYSEFLERLTVPDKEPVRVFGPLPKQAVEDIYLIREVSADLQNKKNEDMKKAAQAAQDEEEKAKAAAKEENQETPETETQN